A single genomic interval of Orcinus orca chromosome 19, mOrcOrc1.1, whole genome shotgun sequence harbors:
- the CISD3 gene encoding CDGSH iron-sulfur domain-containing protein 3, mitochondrial, whose product MGGAGALLRPAALKLNQRRDITSWLAQWFPQTPAKSVVALKTPIKVELVAGKTYRWCVCGHSKKQPFCDGSHFFKRTGLSPLKFKARETRMVALCTCKATQKPPYCDGTHRSERVQKAEVGSPL is encoded by the exons ATGGGCGGCGCGGGGGCGCTCCTGAGGCCGGCGGCCCTG AAGCTGAACCAGAGACGGGACATCACTTCCTGGCTG GCCCAATGGTTCCCCCAAACCCCAGCCAAGTCCGTGGTGGCCCTGAAAACACCCATCAAGGTGGAGCTGGTAGCTGGGAAAACCTacaggtggtgtgtgtgtggccacAGCAAGAAGCAG CCCTTCTGTGATGGCTCCCACTTCTTCAAACGCACTGGCCTATCCCCACTCAAGTTCAAGGCCCGGGAGACCCGCATGGTGGCGCTCTGCACCTGCAAGGCCACCCAGAAGCCCCCGTACTGCGATGGCACCCACAGGAGTGAGCGGGTGCAGAAGGCAGAAGTGGGCTCCCCACTCTGA